In the Candidatus Methylomirabilis limnetica genome, GCGGCGAAGCCGTGTCCGAGTTGATGCCCTGGTTATCAGCCGATGCAGGCAAATCTAAACAAATGGTTACTGTCCCTATTTTACACGTTTTCTGCGGTAACCGCAGCTCGTCCAATGACGAAACGGCTATGGAACCCCTTCCGCGTTCTTGCATCCTGGCGTCCTTTTCCCAGACGCGTATGCAGTACCTGGATCAGGAGGGGGCGGTCGTTTCTACATCCAAGGACGGCGCGACAACCAAGAGCTTCCCGGCGCTGGAATGGCTGGCCGCGATGTGTTCACATGGTAGGCGTTTCAAGTTGGATATTCCGTGAATTGCCTATTAGTAATTGCTATTTGTAATGAAACCTTATAGTTTATGGCAAGTTATTGTTTCGTCTTGACCGTGTATAAGAATCTGTGCTGTATTTATCTGTCCATCTAATAACTGGTTGCCGCTCCGCTGCGGCGGAGCGGTAACGCCGCGCGGATCAAGGATCCGCTGGCTGGCCTCCGCGTCGCTACGGTCAACCAGCGGATCGAGCGGACTGCAGCTCTGCCGAGCACGCTCGACTCCGCTTCCGCCACTCATCCGCGCGGCGTTAGGAAGCCGACTTCTACTCCAAAGGGTATTGCCATGACGCCGCTTCGATATGAATACGGTCACATGACTATCCAGCAGCTTGTCAACCACTTCGAGAAGGGCCAGCTCAATCTGGAGCCGGGTTTCCAGCGTAACTCCGTCTGGTCGCTCAGTGACCGCGCCGCCTTAATGGAGTCCATTTTCCTCAACTACCCGATGCCGTCAGTGTTTCTTTACAAGCGGCAGGATGTCGATGGCGACCTCGTCTACGATGTAATCGATGGGAAGCAGCGGCTGGAATCCATTTTCATGTTCATGGGACTGGGGCACTTCCGCCGTGAGCGGTTCTCTGCCTGGACCAAGCTGTCGCCGAAGGACGAAGAGGCCGATTGGTATGACTGGGCGAAGGTCCGTCGCAAGGACGGCGAGTATGCCTTCTCATCGTACCGAATTCAGACTGTGGAAGTTTCCGGAGAACTCTCGGACATCATCGACGTGTTCGTTCGCATCAACTCTACCGGCAAAAAGCTGACTTCGGCAGAAAAGCGGCATGCCAAATACTACAACAGCCAATTCCTGAAGGTTGCGGGCAAGCTTGCCGACCGCTTCGGGACCTACTACCGGAAACACCGCATCCTGTCGCGGGGTGCTATCAGTCGGATGAAGCACGTCGAGTTGACCTGCGAGCTGATTGCCTCAATTGCAAGAGGCGGCCCACTGAACAAGAAGAAGGCCCTGGACGAAGTGATCGGCGGCCAAGCCATCGAAGGCGCGAAGCTCAAGAAGTGCGCCAAGGAGTTCATTCGCATCGCCAACCTGGTTGGAAAAATGTTCCCACGGTTGCGCGAGGCGCGCTTCGCCAATGCCGTGGACTACTACAGTCTGTTCTTGCTTGTCTGGTAGCTGGATGGGAAAGGCTGCGTCCTGAAAAACGCTACTCGAAACCGACAAGCCGAGAAACTGCTGCTATGGCTGTCGCTCGGGGTAGATCAGGTTCGGCAGCAGCAGCGCAAGACCATCGGTGCAAGCCCGAACCAGCGGATATTTGCTGATTATCTCATGACGGTCCAAGGCGACACCGACAGTCAGGCCACGCGGGAGCGGCGTTCTCAACTCCTGCGCAGCTTGCTCTCAGGGTTGTTTGAGAAAAAGGACGAGCGGAGGGGTTTTTCCCCGGAGCAGCGTCGGTTAATTTGGCATTCGGACGGCACCAAGCGGTGTTCGTATCCAGGATGTGGCGTGAAGCTGGACTGGACCAACTTCACTATCGACCACATCAAGCCGTTTGCCAAGGGTGGTAAGACGACTTCGAAAAACGCGGTCCTCATGTGCAAGCGGCACAACAGCATGAAGGGCGCGCGGTGATTCATCGGCTAGGTTCTGTGAGGGCTGGCTTACAAAAAGCTGAAGCTGGCCTGGGCCGCCATCCTGGTTTCGGCGGTTCGGCGTCATTGTAGGCGGCCCCGGCAGCTTAGCTTTATCGTTTCGCCAGGAGAAAAGGACACATCGAATGCACAAACACAAGGTGGCTGCTAACCTGCTTCAAGTCCTCGATCTTGGGTCATCCATCGCAGAACAGGACACGCTGCTGGAAACTGCGCGCGTGGAAACATCGTCGTTTACGGACCTCCTAGCGGACAAGGTTGACTTGGTTCCTGGCACAAAAGGATCGGGGAAGACCGCGCTCTTCAGGATATTCGTCGATTTCCTGCCTCAGCACCTTCTTCAGTACCGAAAAGTCGTGATTGCCCACGGTGTGCAGAAGCACGGTGACAACATCTTTCATGCTTTCAAGGAACAGTTTGAGGAACTCTCTGAGGACGACTTTGTCAGTTTCTGGTGCATCTATCTCACCTCCCTCGCGCATGAACAGTTTATCAAGGGCGAAATCTACCAACCTTACTTGCAGAGCGCGGAGGCCGAAATTGAGCGGTTCCGGCGGGCGTGCGAACACGCCCGTATCCCTGATATCCGCGCCAAGAAATCGCTGCGTGAGATTATGGCGTGGACTCTGAACGTCCTACAGGCATGGGCGCCGAGGCTTCGCTACAAACTTCCTAATGAGGCAGGCGAGGTCACACTTGACTTGTTTGGGAACCCGACAACTCCACACACCACGAAGCAGCCCGGCGACCAGCCCGATGTGCCCCGCTTCGTCGCTGAAATCAAGGAGACACTCGAGGCTGTGCTCCACAAGTGTGACTTGGCCATCTGGCTCATGATCGATCGTCTTGATGAGGTTTTCCCGAGAAGATCGGAACTTGAGACGAGAGCACTCCGCGGCCTGTTACGGGCAATGCGGCTTTTCACATCCCAAGCGATCAGGGTCAAGGTGTTCTTGCGGGATGACATGCTTGAACATGTCGTCATGACGGACGACGGCTTCACCGCACTGACGCACCTCACGGCACGTCAGGCTGACACCCTGCGTTGGTCGCCAGACCAGATTCTGACCATGTTGGTCAAACGCCTATTCGCAGACGAAGGCTTGCGTGCATATCTAGGCGTTGACAAGGCCCGCATCGAGGCGAGCCAAGACTACCGGCTTGCCTGCTACAATATGGTTTTCCCTCCCACCGTACACAGCGGGGTAAACCAGAGCCCGACACTTCGGTGGATGTACAACCACACGATGGATGGAAAGGGGGTTGTCACGCCGAGAGACATCATCGACTTGGTCACACGCGCCAAACAGATGCAGCAAGATACCTTCAATACCAACCCCGAAGGCGAATCTTCCTGGCTGATCGGTCCGCAGGCGCTGTTGTATGGGCTGGTCGAACTCTCCAAGAGGCGAAGAGACACGTACCTCAAGGCGGAGTTCCCGCACTTGTGGCCGAATATTGAGAAGTTCCAAGGCGGTAAGTCGGAGTACTCCGCTGGCGCACTTCAGAAACTACTCGGC is a window encoding:
- a CDS encoding DUF262 domain-containing protein, producing MTPLRYEYGHMTIQQLVNHFEKGQLNLEPGFQRNSVWSLSDRAALMESIFLNYPMPSVFLYKRQDVDGDLVYDVIDGKQRLESIFMFMGLGHFRRERFSAWTKLSPKDEEADWYDWAKVRRKDGEYAFSSYRIQTVEVSGELSDIIDVFVRINSTGKKLTSAEKRHAKYYNSQFLKVAGKLADRFGTYYRKHRILSRGAISRMKHVELTCELIASIARGGPLNKKKALDEVIGGQAIEGAKLKKCAKEFIRIANLVGKMFPRLREARFANAVDYYSLFLLVW
- a CDS encoding HNH endonuclease; translation: MTVQGDTDSQATRERRSQLLRSLLSGLFEKKDERRGFSPEQRRLIWHSDGTKRCSYPGCGVKLDWTNFTIDHIKPFAKGGKTTSKNAVLMCKRHNSMKGAR
- a CDS encoding P-loop ATPase, Sll1717 family, with protein sequence MHKHKVAANLLQVLDLGSSIAEQDTLLETARVETSSFTDLLADKVDLVPGTKGSGKTALFRIFVDFLPQHLLQYRKVVIAHGVQKHGDNIFHAFKEQFEELSEDDFVSFWCIYLTSLAHEQFIKGEIYQPYLQSAEAEIERFRRACEHARIPDIRAKKSLREIMAWTLNVLQAWAPRLRYKLPNEAGEVTLDLFGNPTTPHTTKQPGDQPDVPRFVAEIKETLEAVLHKCDLAIWLMIDRLDEVFPRRSELETRALRGLLRAMRLFTSQAIRVKVFLRDDMLEHVVMTDDGFTALTHLTARQADTLRWSPDQILTMLVKRLFADEGLRAYLGVDKARIEASQDYRLACYNMVFPPTVHSGVNQSPTLRWMYNHTMDGKGVVTPRDIIDLVTRAKQMQQDTFNTNPEGESSWLIGPQALLYGLVELSKRRRDTYLKAEFPHLWPNIEKFQGGKSEYSAGALQKLLGKSWRGAAVALVSVGFLRKRDRAGEPTFWVPYLYRKGMELTQGKSD